The nucleotide sequence CGTTGCATTGTaacaatacttaaaatatcagagtaatataataacaccACGCACAGGGAAATATTATTCAGTAaaacttttcgaaaatttaaattaatatatgtcatTAATGTCACGTAATTACGTAATACAACAGTcagatatttatatcattacattgataatattatacgtAAGAATCGTAAAACCAGAGTGCATCGTAATTCAGCTGTTTGCCAGaaactcgaaaaaaaaaaactgtaaagtaAATCTTATCGTTATTACGCACGACGAGTTCAGCCGTGATAATTTTCTCGCGACAAAATACTTTTACTACGAGCATAAACGGCAGCCTTTATCTTCTGTTTGCCGATCACACGAACGTGCTCGCCGCTTGCACAATCTACCGCTTCGTGAGACCGTGAGCTGGACCGTGTACGTACATATACGTGAGTCTTAGGTCGTCTGACGTAACGTACGTAATTGTCCGGTGTACATGTATCCGGGGAATATGCGAAACAAGAGTCGCATTATGTCGTTCGCGTACTTGCGCGAAACCGTCGTGTCTTTTCACGTGAATGAACCGCAGCGGACCGCAGCCGGACACGCATTCTTACGCGAAGGATGGTTCTCGTTTCGATTTTTTCAGGTATGGCTCCGCCCACCCCTCTTCTATCTCCGAACATGAATCGCAAGAGCGAGAACGCTAAGGCGTGGAGAGAAGACGCGATATTTTTAGACTCTTTACAGCATTATATCGCGTACTTACTCCGAATACTTGGATACACCCGTATATGGCCCATCGAGTCGTTTTCGCTACTTAAAATGTTGCTTTTAACGGGAACGACGATTATCTTCATATCGGCACTCTTCCTACTCCTGCTCGCGGAAATACTGATGCTTACGATGAAcatcaatttgaaattatttgctaGCGTCATCGGAGTAATCAGTTTGCATTGTACGGCCTTGACAAAATGGTGTTACTGTATatggaaaaatagaaaaatcgtCGACCTCGTGATGAAGTTGGAAAAATGTCACGTACTTTGTCAAAGGATCGATAAGAGCGACGAAGGtacatgaattatttattgtcgTCAGTGTAACTTATTTGTGATTtcattataaaacttttaaaatatatatcgcggaaggtgatattttaaatcacttTCCTATTAGACGAAAGTAAAACGAGattgtgttattaattacgttgCATTGCACGACTTTTCATGCTTCAAAGTTAATGAATATTTACGAGATAATTTTCCGCGCAAACTTCAGAAATGCAATCCCGGttcttcaatattatatataaatatagcttCTTTCAtgagttattaatatttgaaattactaTTTCGGTATATTGAGATTATAACGTAACAAAGATCTTTTTATATCAGGACATCGAATATATAGAAACGAAATGGAACACGCGCGTAAATATTCCAATCTCTTTACGTGGTGGTGGGGAGTCTCTTGCATTTACGGCGTTCTACATTGGAGTGTCAATCCATTTTTCCTAGGAATGGCACCCGACCAGATAAACTCGATTAATCgcacattaaaaaaaagaatttttccgTATATCGCGTGGTATCCGGTGAACATCGACGATACTTACAATTACGCTTGCCTGTATCTCATGCAGGTACTCGCCGCAATATCTTCTGCGCTTGGAACTCTTTGTTACGACGCTTTTTACGTCACCATGCTGATAGTCATCTGCATGCAACTTCAATATATCAACGCCATAATaccgataaaaataaattttgataagtatgatttatgttatcgattattttaagataagcTCGTTTAATCAtggaaataagatatttttggaaaattacaGCGTGCCATGTTCAGAAACCACGTTCATTCTCGAGGACAAGTTAAAGAAATGCGTGGATTGTCACACAGAGATTTTAAAGTAACATTTTCACTAGATCATTATGTAGCGGAATTATAATGTAGTTATATGTAATtgctatatctatatatacattacgaAGAGAGAGTGATGTAATATCTCGTGAATCCAATAGCTCTAATGGTCAATTTTGCATATCACAATTCTGAAATAATCTTTTGTTAATCGCATTTAAATTGATcgtatttaagaaatatgtatatttctagatttttaaaaatgttgcaaaCCTTTACCGGTCCAGCAATGTTCCTGCAATGTGTCGACACGTTATCTATTCTCTGTTTAATCTCGTTCGAGGCAtcagtaattaaaattgcgGTACGAATTATTCTATAAGATCTTCGGTCTTCGGCAATATGCGCTAATTTCATGAACTGAATACTCTGTACACTCAGTGCTGGCATTCGAATTATTAAACTACAAAATTTGCATCTCGACAGATTGACATAGAATCTATCATGAAGTTATTGGCTCTGCTGGAATACTTTTTATTGTCCGCCTTTGAATTGTTCGCTTTCTGTTTCTGTGCCACTCAAATCGAATATTTGGTTAGTTTTGTTTATGTcagttttttacttttaagaaCTTTCAAACGAAAACAATATACAGTAAAAAACGCCAATccacaattattaaatacaattacattaatttcgaCTTTTGTATCATTCTAGGGCTTGCAAATAGCACATTCAGTGTATTCTTGCAGATGGGAGCttgtagatttaaaaaaaaaaacatatgttGTTTCCGGAAAACAGATAAAACATTGTAATATTGGTCGAACAGTGCAAATCATTATGATGCAAGCGCAGAGACCGATTGTTTTAACCGGCGGTCCATTTTACGTCCTTTCAATGGAAACTTTTAGAGTCGTAAGCAACGTTATACataacttttatacatttatatatttaattatcttattttattactgaaattgtatatttaactGTATAAAACGCAATTATATATGGCGTTCTCTTAAcattcgttttctttttgcattattatacatactaTGGTACATGTTATGCAAACAAACGTTTTTTCCTGTTAAtgaacattataatatatttttattaaattatattttcgcacaaagtatttttataaaaattaagtataaatcTGAATGTGAGAATTACAATTGTAATTTGCGTGTTTAtctaaataatagaaaaatttgtcGCAggatttattcattttttaaataaaaaatataaattttatattacagataaTGAGTGTGGCAATGTCAAATTCTCTAATGTTGCGTACGATGGCAtctaaatgaataaattaaaattaatccgtCTACATGTCTttgttcttaaaatatataagagcGTGTCTGATAGTAACAAAATATTGTCTGATAGTAACAGTTGAAGTGAAATGTGTGTATTGTAATTGATTAAAGATGATATATTCCGCATAATTCTCTACATACGTCtatcaaaaaaaatttccttacataaaaaataaagctttttttttatcgtacgAGTCCATGATTGAACGTTGCTCACATGAGATTAGTAGTCAACTGTGACAAAAGCTTGCATGTATTTATACTTTCCTAATAATACAGCGATACACAACCGACAGATGATTcgcataattaatatgtatacaaatacaGATTAGAAAGCCGATTATCTAAATAATCTAAAAGAAATGCAAATGTttcttgatataaaattataaaatgtatctatttctttaaaaaatattttagagatctcttattttatttatttttaatactattttagatgtttattattattatagtaatatatacGATTATTCTCATAAgtattaaagttaattgaGATTTAAATGACTCTGTAAACTTTTTCTAGACATAAAATTATGAAGACAttgatattgataaattacTAACAACTGATTGTTTAGATGTTCGAATAGCCGACTTCTATTtcaagtatattataattacaaaggaaattaatttcagcaattttttattattcagaaATGTAAAAGAGATTATTTAATACTGAAGTATACATATTCGTTTTAGACTAATAGAGCTTCATTGTACGCCAGACTCCTGTTGGTTCTTAAAAGTCATTTCTCGCCGTTTCATCACATCGTGCCTGGCTAAAAGTAGGGATGGGATATGCGGTGAGAGGAAAGAGTACGAATGGAAGGGATTCCCCCCGATAGAGTGGGGATACCGTCCacaaagagagaggagatgCCATCCACCTACAACCGTATAAGAAGCCCGCGCTTCTACCAGGGGACCATGAGAATCACGTTGGCTGCGGTCTACTAACTCTTTCGCATGCTATCTTATCACGGCAGCTACGTGTCCTGACGAGGCAGCTTGGATTCCACGAGTGGACTCGCCGCGGCGGCTCACTTCCCGCTGCGTCATGCGCGCCTGGCATCCGAAAGTTGAGATTAGAATGCACGTGGTCACCCTTCTGGAATCTGGTCGTTCTATAGTGACGAAGATGACGGGTTGACGATCGGCGATCTCTAGTTACCGCCGTAGATGTGCCTCGCTCGAGCGTAAGTAGATAGTGTAGATACGGCTGCCCGCAGTCAGACGCTAGACTCTATTTACCGTTTGTCAGCTACCGGCAGATAGCATCAATACTACTCGTGGTGAAAttcaatttcatattttataacaatagtGTTGCCcgaatcaataaaaataagaaaagaaatggattcgtatatcttatacataaaataaagaaaacaaaagaataaaataataaataataaagtaacaataagaatatgata is from Temnothorax longispinosus isolate EJ_2023e chromosome 10, Tlon_JGU_v1, whole genome shotgun sequence and encodes:
- the LOC139820005 gene encoding uncharacterized protein isoform X7, with product MCLQSIHSRMNRGLILYESFKCPKRCTSLSLTLHCMAPPTPLLSPNMNRKSENAKAWREDAIFLDSLQHYIAYLLRILGYTRIWPIESFSLLKMLLLTGTTIIFISALFLLLLAEILMLTMNINLKLFASVIGVISLHCTALTKWCYCIWKNRKIVDLVMKLEKCHVLCQRIDKSDEDLFISGHRIYRNEMEHARKYSNLFTWWWGVSCIYGVLHWSVNPFFLGMAPDQINSINRTLKKRIFPYIAWYPVNIDDTYNYACLYLMQVLAAISSALGTLCYDAFYVTMLIVICMQLQYINAIIPIKINFDNVPCSETTFILEDKLKKCVDCHTEILKFLKMLQTFTGPAMFLQCVDTLSILCLISFEASVIKIAGLQIAHSVYSCRWELVDLKKKTYVVSGKQIKHCNIGRTVQIIMMQAQRPIVLTGGPFYVLSMETFRVIMSVAMSNSLMLRTMASK
- the LOC139820005 gene encoding putative odorant receptor 85e isoform X1, which translates into the protein MCLQSIHSRMNRGLILYESFKCPKRCTSLSLTLHCMAPPTPLLSPNMNRKSENAKAWREDAIFLDSLQHYIAYLLRILGYTRIWPIESFSLLKMLLLTGTTIIFISALFLLLLAEILMLTMNINLKLFASVIGVISLHCTALTKWCYCIWKNRKIVDLVMKLEKCHVLCQRIDKSDEDLFISGHRIYRNEMEHARKYSNLFTWWWGVSCIYGVLHWSVNPFFLGMAPDQINSINRTLKKRIFPYIAWYPVNIDDTYNYACLYLMQVLAAISSALGTLCYDAFYVTMLIVICMQLQYINAIIPIKINFDNVPCSETTFILEDKLKKCVDCHTEILKFLKMLQTFTGPAMFLQCVDTLSILCLISFEASVIKIAIDIESIMKLLALLEYFLLSAFELFAFCFCATQIEYLGLQIAHSVYSCRWELVDLKKKTYVVSGKQIKHCNIGRTVQIIMMQAQRPIVLTGGPFYVLSMETFRVIMSVAMSNSLMLRTMASK
- the LOC139820005 gene encoding uncharacterized protein isoform X5, whose amino-acid sequence is MCLQSIHSRMNRGLILYESFKCPKRCTSLSLTLHCMAPPTPLLSPNMNRKSENAKAWREDAIFLDSLQHYIAYLLRILGYTRIWPIESFSLLKMLLLTGTTIIFISALFLLLLAEILMLTMNINLKLFASVIGVISLHCTALTKWCYCIWKNRKIVDLVMKLEKCHVLCQRIDKSDEGHRIYRNEMEHARMAPDQINSINRTLKKRIFPYIAWYPVNIDDTYNYACLYLMQVLAAISSALGTLCYDAFYVTMLIVICMQLQYINAIIPIKINFDNVPCSETTFILEDKLKKCVDCHTEILKFLKMLQTFTGPAMFLQCVDTLSILCLISFEASVIKIAIDIESIMKLLALLEYFLLSAFELFAFCFCATQIEYLGLQIAHSVYSCRWELVDLKKKTYVVSGKQIKHCNIGRTVQIIMMQAQRPIVLTGGPFYVLSMETFRVIMSVAMSNSLMLRTMASK
- the LOC139820005 gene encoding putative odorant receptor 85e isoform X2, yielding MCLQSIHSRMNRGLILYESFKCPKRCTSLSLTLHCMAPPTPLLSPNMNRKSENAKAWREDAIFLDSLQHYIAYLLRILGYTRIWPIESFSLLKMLLLTGTTIIFISALFLLLLAEILMLTMNINLKLFASVIGVISLHCTALTKWCYCIWKNRKIVDLVMKLEKCHVLCQRIDKSDEGHRIYRNEMEHARKYSNLFTWWWGVSCIYGVLHWSVNPFFLGMAPDQINSINRTLKKRIFPYIAWYPVNIDDTYNYACLYLMQVLAAISSALGTLCYDAFYVTMLIVICMQLQYINAIIPIKINFDNVPCSETTFILEDKLKKCVDCHTEILKFLKMLQTFTGPAMFLQCVDTLSILCLISFEASVIKIAIDIESIMKLLALLEYFLLSAFELFAFCFCATQIEYLGLQIAHSVYSCRWELVDLKKKTYVVSGKQIKHCNIGRTVQIIMMQAQRPIVLTGGPFYVLSMETFRVIMSVAMSNSLMLRTMASK
- the LOC139820005 gene encoding uncharacterized protein isoform X4 translates to MCLQSIHSRMNRGLILYESFKCPKRCTSLSLTLHCMAPPTPLLSPNMNRKSENAKAWREDAIFLDSLQHYIAYLLRILGYTRIWPIESFSLLKMLLLTGTTIIFISALFLLLLAEILMLTMNINLKLFASVIGVISLHCTALTKWCYCIWKNRKIVDLVMKLEKCHVLCQRIDKSDEDLFISGHRIYRNEMEHARMAPDQINSINRTLKKRIFPYIAWYPVNIDDTYNYACLYLMQVLAAISSALGTLCYDAFYVTMLIVICMQLQYINAIIPIKINFDNVPCSETTFILEDKLKKCVDCHTEILKFLKMLQTFTGPAMFLQCVDTLSILCLISFEASVIKIAIDIESIMKLLALLEYFLLSAFELFAFCFCATQIEYLGLQIAHSVYSCRWELVDLKKKTYVVSGKQIKHCNIGRTVQIIMMQAQRPIVLTGGPFYVLSMETFRVIMSVAMSNSLMLRTMASK
- the LOC139820005 gene encoding odorant receptor 4-like isoform X8 — translated: MNRSGPQPDTHSYAKDGSRFDFFSVIGVISLHCTALTKWCYCIWKNRKIVDLVMKLEKCHVLCQRIDKSDEDLFISGHRIYRNEMEHARKYSNLFTWWWGVSCIYGVLHWSVNPFFLGMAPDQINSINRTLKKRIFPYIAWYPVNIDDTYNYACLYLMQVLAAISSALGTLCYDAFYVTMLIVICMQLQYINAIIPIKINFDNVPCSETTFILEDKLKKCVDCHTEILKFLKMLQTFTGPAMFLQCVDTLSILCLISFEASVIKIAIDIESIMKLLALLEYFLLSAFELFAFCFCATQIEYLGLQIAHSVYSCRWELVDLKKKTYVVSGKQIKHCNIGRTVQIIMMQAQRPIVLTGGPFYVLSMETFRVIMSVAMSNSLMLRTMASK
- the LOC139820005 gene encoding putative odorant receptor 85e isoform X3, whose protein sequence is MCLQSIHSRMNRGLILYESFKCPKRCMAPPTPLLSPNMNRKSENAKAWREDAIFLDSLQHYIAYLLRILGYTRIWPIESFSLLKMLLLTGTTIIFISALFLLLLAEILMLTMNINLKLFASVIGVISLHCTALTKWCYCIWKNRKIVDLVMKLEKCHVLCQRIDKSDEDLFISGHRIYRNEMEHARKYSNLFTWWWGVSCIYGVLHWSVNPFFLGMAPDQINSINRTLKKRIFPYIAWYPVNIDDTYNYACLYLMQVLAAISSALGTLCYDAFYVTMLIVICMQLQYINAIIPIKINFDNVPCSETTFILEDKLKKCVDCHTEILKFLKMLQTFTGPAMFLQCVDTLSILCLISFEASVIKIAIDIESIMKLLALLEYFLLSAFELFAFCFCATQIEYLGLQIAHSVYSCRWELVDLKKKTYVVSGKQIKHCNIGRTVQIIMMQAQRPIVLTGGPFYVLSMETFRVIMSVAMSNSLMLRTMASK
- the LOC139820005 gene encoding odorant receptor 4-like isoform X6 yields the protein MAPPTPLLSPNMNRKSENAKAWREDAIFLDSLQHYIAYLLRILGYTRIWPIESFSLLKMLLLTGTTIIFISALFLLLLAEILMLTMNINLKLFASVIGVISLHCTALTKWCYCIWKNRKIVDLVMKLEKCHVLCQRIDKSDEDLFISGHRIYRNEMEHARKYSNLFTWWWGVSCIYGVLHWSVNPFFLGMAPDQINSINRTLKKRIFPYIAWYPVNIDDTYNYACLYLMQVLAAISSALGTLCYDAFYVTMLIVICMQLQYINAIIPIKINFDNVPCSETTFILEDKLKKCVDCHTEILKFLKMLQTFTGPAMFLQCVDTLSILCLISFEASVIKIAIDIESIMKLLALLEYFLLSAFELFAFCFCATQIEYLGLQIAHSVYSCRWELVDLKKKTYVVSGKQIKHCNIGRTVQIIMMQAQRPIVLTGGPFYVLSMETFRVIMSVAMSNSLMLRTMASK